One region of Asterias rubens chromosome 5, eAstRub1.3, whole genome shotgun sequence genomic DNA includes:
- the LOC117290656 gene encoding electron transfer flavoprotein beta subunit lysine methyltransferase-like, producing the protein MGHMARHSHRYTSLLQYFRGKTNGARCLHSSCSRHGRRKNMAVAPRNNNNIAEDVYDGFHANQMSFVSALTPVKFWLNSQQPVLNKAECLHNHKRNGKSFGQIDYEKCSSDWSNVNMMMRRGMSTSSGSAEQFILDNSEISRDHLTPEIALHLMSPSSSGLWDASIEESSAVLMENGISDPFWAFYWPGGQTLTRYLLDHPAVVQGKRILDVGSGCGASAIASAKCGAKSVLANDIDPVAVQAIQLNATLNNVTIATTTSNLIGSLDNQWDVVFLGDMFYDREFTNIVVDWLKYLAANDTHVLIGDPGRLYLQEHPITGLLTNVFKVDLSDSCKMENNGMTQGFVWKLCNSRIRNICMK; encoded by the exons ATGGGTCACATGGCACGCCATAGCCATCGCTACACTTCACTACTGCAGTACTTTCGGGGGAAAACAAATGGCGCACGGTGTCTTCACTCATCATGCAGCAGGCATGGCAGGAGGAAGAACATGGCAGTGGCACCccgaaacaacaacaacatagcCGAGGATGTTTATGATGGGTTTCATGCCAACCAAATGTCATTTGTGTCAGCTTTAACACCTGTAAAATTTTGGTTGAACAGCCAACAACCAGTGTTGAACAAAGCGGAATGTTTACACAATCACAAACGAAATGGAAAGTCATTTGGGCAAATTGATTATGAAAAATGCAGTTCAGACTGGAGTAACGTAAACATGATGATGAGACGAGGAATGTCGACAAGCTCAGGTTCAGCTGAGCAGTTTATCCTCGACAACAGCGAGATCAGCAGAGATCATCTGACTCCGGAGATTGCGCTGCATCTGATGTCACCCTCTTCAAGTGGTCTTTGGGATGCCTCCATTGAAGAAAGTTCTGCTGTCTTAATGGAGAACGGGATATCGGATCCATTCTGGGCTTTCTACTGGCCAGGAGGGCAGACCCTGACGAG GTATCTTCTTGACCATCCAGCTGTTGTTCAAGGCAAACGTATCTTAGATGTTGGTAGCGGGTGTGGTGCGAGTGCCATCGCTTCGGCCAAGTGTGGCGCCAAATCAGTCCTAGCCAATGACATTGATCCAG ttGCAGTACAAGCTATCCAACTAAATGCCACTCTGAACAATGTCACCATAGCAACAACAACGAGTAACCTAATTGGCAGCTTGGACAACCAATGGGATGTCGTGTTCCTTGGGGACATGTTTTATGACCGAGAATTCACCAACATTGTTGTTGATTGGTTGAAATATCTAGCAGCCAATGATACACATGTTTTGATTGGTGATCCTGGCAGGTTGTACCTGCAGGAACATCCAATCACAGGCCTCCttacaaatgtatttaaagTGGATTTGTCAGACAGCTGCAAAATGGAGAACAATGGGATGACACAGGGCTTTGTTTGGAAGTTATGTAATTCTAGGATTAggaacatatgcatgaaataa